Proteins co-encoded in one Malus sylvestris chromosome 9, drMalSylv7.2, whole genome shotgun sequence genomic window:
- the LOC126633910 gene encoding probable protein phosphatase 2C 60 yields MSLIMWLQLELGIYLSAPKTDKVSEDGENDRLRYGSSSMQGWRSTMEDPHAAYPDFDGSTSFFGVYDGHGGKAVANFCAKYLHQQVLKDEAYLAGDLGSSLQKAFLRMDEMMRGQRGWRELAVLGDKIDKVSGLIERFIFSPKSVEAKSSAFNDHVGQWSSEEVLFTQRLLKLTACVAIIRNKQLVVANAGDSRCVISRKGEAYNLSKDHKPDMENEKERILKAGGFIQVGRVNGSLNLARAIDTKIFLTL; encoded by the exons ATGAGTTTGATAATGTGGTTGCAACTGGAGCTGGGAATATATCTCAGCGCTCCAAAAACTGATAAGGTCTCAGAAGATGGTGAGAATGACAGACTTCGATACGGGTCATCCTCCATGCAAGGGTGGCGTTCAACCATGGAAGATCCT CATGCTGCTTATCCAGATTTTGACGGTTCAACATCTTTCTTTGGTGTTTATGATGGACATGGAG GTAAAGCAGTGGCAAATTTCTGCGCCAAGTATCTCCATCAACAGGTACTCAAGGATGAAGCATATCTAGCTGGCGATTTAGGCAGTTCTCTGCAGAAAGCTTTTCTCAG GATGGATGAGATGATGCGCGGACAAAGAGGCTGGAGAGAATTAGCTGTACTGGGAGATAAGATAGACAAAGTTTCTGGTCTTATAGAAAGGTTCATTTTTTCTCCGAAGAGTGTTGAAGCGAAGAGTAGTGCATTCAATGACCATGTTGGTCAGTGGTCTTCTGAGGAGGTACTCTTTACACAGCGGTTACTTAAGCT TACAGCTTGTGTTGCTATTATCCGGAACAAACAACTTGTTGTTGCCAATGCTGGTGATTCTCGCTGCGTAATATCCAGGAAGGGTGAG GCATATAATTTGTCTAAAGATCATAAACCTGACATGGAGAATGAGAAAGAAAGAATTCTCAAGGCTGGTGGATTTATCCAAGTTGGAAGGGTCAATGGAAGTTTGAACTTGGCGAGAGCGATTGATACGAAAATTTTCCTTACCCTTTGA
- the LOC126582071 gene encoding FT-interacting protein 3-like, with protein sequence MAKQNTAKEDFSLKETSPNITGRRFSTGPMTSFDLVEHMQYLYVRIVKARDLPPTADPYVELKLGNYRAVTTPFKKNPNPEWNQVFAFSKDRIQAVSMEILVKDKAVVAEGGDHGTIGMFGFAMAECPSRVPPDSPLAPQWYMLEDQNKAKIRGDLMLSYWIGTQADEAFPDAWHADVASVSGDGLSSTRSKVYLSPRLWYMRVNVIQAQDLVLKDNNRKQAPEFFVKAQFGNVVLRSGVSTDKNFNPTWNEDLMFVVAEPFDDPLVISVQEKTNNKEESAGQIVIPLRDVDKRIDATPATPKWYNLGTVEVVEGVPKEVKFASKIQIRVSLDGGYHVLDEPAHSTSDLRPTAKLLWRPPIGILELGILNATGLSPMKPKNRVDAYCVAKYGTKWVRARTVVDCLSPKWNEQYTWEVYDPCTVITIGVFDNGNLQGGDKLGMDLSIGKVKIRLSTLETGRIYTHSYPLVVLQPTGVKKMGEIQLALRFSCPSLPNMLLTYTRPLLPKMHYIIPLSIYQLASLRHQAALILWLRLSRAEPPLRREVVDYMLDSTAHLWSFRRGKANFVRIIKLFDGLVMMFKGFDKIRKWTNTITTVLVHVAFTVMLFFPGPTICLMFLLLLLKGVWNYRKRPRQIVHIDTELSQAYGVHPEDLDEEFDTFPTKKTGDVLKRRYDRLRGIAGRIQAVLGDIATQGERVQSLLSWRDPRATTLFMIFCIIGMILFYVFSLKLIVWLAGFYAMRHPKCRDRFPSLLQNLIRRLPARSDSML encoded by the coding sequence ATGGCTAAGCAGAACACAGCAAAAGAAGATTTCTCCCTAAAGGAGACCTCGCCGAACATCACTGGCCGGAGGTTCTCCACGGGTCCCATGACCTCCTTTGATCTTGTCGAGCACATGCAGTATCTCTATGTCAGGATTGTGAAAGCCAGAGATTTGCCACCTACTGCCGACCCTTATGTTGAACTGAAGCTCGGAAACTACCGGGCAGTAACAACACCTTTCAAAAAAAATCCGAACCCCGAATGGAACCAAGTGTTCGCTTTTTCGAAAGACAGAATTCAAGCTGTTAGTATGGAGATTTTGGTGAAGGACAAGGCTGTTGTTGCAGAAGGTGGTGATCATGGAACCATTGGGATGTTTGGTTTTGCTATGGCTGAGTGTCCTAGTAGGGTTCCGCCGGATAGTCCGTTAGCGCCGCAATGGTACATGCTGGAGGATCAAAACAAGGCCAAGATTAGAGGAGACCTAATGCTTTCTTATTGGATTGGGACGCAAGCAGATGAGGCCTTTCCAGATGCTTGGCACGCTGATGTTGCATCGGTAAGTGGGGATGGACTTTCAAGTACTCGTTCGAAGGTTTACCTTTCACCTAGGCTTTGGTACATGAGAGTGAATGTGATTCAAGCTCAGGATCTTGTGTTAAAAGACAACAACAGAAAGCAAGCACCGGAGTTTTTTGTGAAGGCTCAGTTCGGGAATGTGGTTTTGAGAAGTGGAGTCTCGACGGATAAGAATTTCAACCCTACTTGGAATGAGGATCTAATGTTTGTTGTTGCAGAACCGTTCGATGATCCTTTGGTGATAAGTGTTCAGGAGAAAACGAATAACAAGGAGGAATCTGCCGGGCAGATTGTGATTCCTTTGAGGGATGTGGATAAGAGGATAGACGCTACTCCGGCTACTCCCAAGTGGTATAATCTTGGGACGGTTGAAGTAGTTGAGGGTGTGCCAAAGGAGGTGAAGTTTGCGAGTAAGATCCAAATAAGGGTGAGTTTGGATGGAGGATATCATGTTCTTGACGAGCCAGCTCACAGTACTAGTGATCTGAGGCCAACTGCAAAGCTTCTTTGGAGGCCTCCGATCGGGATTTTGGAATTGGGAATCTTGAATGCAACTGGTTTGTCACCAATGAAGCCTAAGAATCGTGTTGACGCATATTGTGTAGCAAAATATGGGACAAAGTGGGTGCGAGCAAGGACGGTTGTTGATTGTTTGTCTCCCAAGTGGAACGAACAATACACATGGGAAGTCTATGATCCATGCACTGTCATTACCATTGGAGTTTTCGACAATGGGAACTTGCAGGGTGGCGATAAGCTGGGCATGGATTTGAGTATTGGGAAGGTAAAGATCCGTCTATCTACCCTTGAAACTGGTAGGATTTACACGCATTCATATCCTCTTGTGGTTCTACAACCTACTGGGGTGAAAAAGATGGGTGAAATCCAACTGGCTCTGAGATTTTCGTGTCCGTCTTTGCCTAACATGCTGCTCACATACACACGGCCTCTGCTGCCTAAGATGCACTACATTATCCCACTGTCTATATACCAGCTTGCTAGTTTACGACACCAAGCTGCATTGATTCTCTGGTTGAGGTTGAGCCGGGCTGAGCCACCACTTAGGAGAGAGGTTGTGGATTACATGTTAGATTCCACTGCGCATCTGTGGAGTTTTCGAAGAGGCAAGGCCAATTTTGTCAGGATCATCAAGCTATTTGATGGTTTGGTCATGATGTTCAAAGGGTTTGATAAAATACGGAAATGGACTAACACCATTACCACGGTGCTTGTTCACGTTGCCTTCACGGTCATGCTTTTTTTCCCTGGTCCGACAATTTGCTTAATGTTTTTATTGCTGTTGCTGAAAGGGGTTTGGAATTACCGGAAGAGGCCTAGACAAATTGTGCACATAGACACAGAACTGTCACAAGCATATGGCGTACATCCAGAGGATTTGGACGAAGAGTTTGATACTTTTCCAACAAAAAAGACGGGCGATGTTCTGAAACGAAGATATGATCGTCTTCGAGGCATTGCAGGGAGGATTCAGGCAGTGTTGGGGGACATAGCGACACAAGGCGAAAGGGTGCAGTCTCTGCTGAGTTGGAGGGATCCAAGAGCCACAACTTTATTTATGATCTTCTGTATTATTGGTATGATCCTATTTTATGTCTTCTCGTTGAAGTTGATAGTTTGGCTTGCAGGATTTTATGCAATGAGACATCCAAAATGTCGGGATAGATTCCCTTCGCTCCTGCAAAACTTGATCAGGAGGTTGCCGGCAAGATCAGATAGCATGTTGTGA